Proteins encoded by one window of Xenopus tropicalis strain Nigerian chromosome 6, UCB_Xtro_10.0, whole genome shotgun sequence:
- the id4 gene encoding DNA-binding protein inhibitor ID-4, whose product MKAVSPVRPQSRKAQVPAVCGELALHCLSEHSLGVARYKMEEEETLCLQYDMNDCYSRLKRLVPTIPPNKKVSKVEILQHVIDYILDLQLALDTHPVLLRQQPPTRTPLTDLNTDPAALVVNKQGDSILCR is encoded by the exons ATGAAAGCTGTCAGTCCAGTGCGCCCGCAGAGTCGGAAAGCCCAAGTGCCGGCGGTGTGCGGGGAGCTGGCGTTGCATTGCCTGTCTGAGCACAGCCTGGGGGTGGCTCGCTACAAGATGGAAGAAGAGGAGACCCTGTGCCTGCAGTATGACATGAATGACTGTTACAGCCGGCTCAAGAGGCTGGTGCCCACCATTCCGCCGAACAAGAAAGTCAGCAAAGTGGAAATCCTGCAGCATGTTATTGACTATATCTTGGATCTGCAGTTGGCGTTAGACACGCACCCAGTGCTGCTCAGGCAACAGCCACCTACCAGGACCCCTCTTACGGACCTCAATACTGACCCG GCTGCCTTAGTGGTGAACAAACAAGGAGACAGTATTTTGTGCCGTTAA